The following coding sequences are from one bacterium window:
- a CDS encoding DUF58 domain-containing protein, protein MALTSRFYVVLGLGLLLAIPIAYSHQLVWLVAIYDLVLFVIAIIDLIQAPRKDSFEVERKHDPVLSITVANPIHLKLRSRIDKPLQVKLRDEPPPEMSWDTREFEFILTPHSEHAVTYHVTPKARGDYQFNDIFVRCLTPLGFWWRTYRLKAEEIVQVYPNVLALKQYDLLRNKGHLRDIGIRRTRLRGVGTEFEALRDYTPDDEYRRIDWKATARKGKPIVREYEAERSQSVFLVIDTGRNMMADVEQVHKLDHVMNAALMLAYAAVTANDRLGLLLFNDIMQRFVPPKRGRQQVEVILEALHGVQAEPVEPDYRMAVTYLYSRWRKRSLVVFFTDLQEPESSRELIRCLGSLSHTHLCLCVTVADPRLSELTRTAASDSSAVYNRAVALQVAHDRQATIRILEQQGIHVIDSEPERLSRDLVNYYLTLKARSAI, encoded by the coding sequence ATGGCATTAACATCGCGGTTTTATGTTGTCTTGGGGCTGGGGCTCCTTCTGGCGATCCCTATCGCATATTCGCATCAGCTTGTTTGGCTGGTGGCTATTTATGATTTGGTTTTATTTGTCATAGCGATCATCGATCTAATACAGGCGCCGAGAAAAGATAGCTTTGAAGTTGAACGTAAGCACGATCCGGTACTTTCAATTACTGTCGCAAACCCAATCCATCTGAAGCTAAGAAGCCGAATAGATAAACCGCTTCAAGTCAAGCTGCGGGATGAACCGCCTCCTGAAATGTCATGGGATACCCGTGAATTTGAGTTTATTTTAACACCTCACTCGGAGCATGCCGTTACCTATCATGTCACCCCCAAAGCCCGCGGCGATTATCAGTTCAACGACATCTTCGTGCGATGCTTGACGCCGCTTGGATTTTGGTGGCGAACCTATCGGTTGAAGGCTGAGGAAATCGTTCAGGTTTATCCCAACGTCTTAGCGCTGAAGCAGTATGATTTGCTTCGCAATAAAGGACATTTAAGGGATATTGGAATACGGCGGACACGTTTGCGAGGGGTGGGTACTGAGTTTGAGGCGCTGCGAGATTATACGCCGGATGATGAGTATCGGCGCATCGATTGGAAAGCGACCGCTCGAAAAGGCAAGCCGATTGTCCGCGAATATGAAGCAGAACGAAGCCAAAGCGTGTTTTTGGTCATTGATACCGGTCGAAATATGATGGCTGATGTCGAGCAAGTACACAAACTCGATCACGTAATGAATGCCGCTCTCATGCTCGCTTATGCCGCCGTAACCGCTAATGATCGGCTGGGGCTACTACTTTTTAACGATATTATGCAGCGTTTTGTGCCCCCCAAACGCGGGCGACAGCAAGTGGAGGTTATTCTTGAAGCTCTGCATGGAGTCCAAGCAGAGCCGGTCGAGCCGGATTATCGAATGGCGGTTACTTATCTTTATAGCCGTTGGCGAAAGCGCTCTTTGGTGGTCTTTTTCACCGATTTACAGGAACCTGAGAGTTCGCGAGAGTTAATCCGTTGTCTGGGCAGTTTATCTCATACCCATTTATGCCTCTGCGTTACGGTTGCTGACCCGCGCCTATCGGAACTCACTCGAACGGCAGCTTCCGATTCAAGCGCTGTCTATAATCGAGCGGTTGCCCTTCAAGTAGCGCATGATCGTCAGGCAACAATACGAATTCTCGAACAACAAGGCATCCACGTCATCGACTCCGAGCCGGAACGCCTCTCACGCGACCTGGTCAACTACTACCTGACCCTAAAAGCCAGATCGGCGATTTGA
- a CDS encoding ATP-binding protein, whose product MINRWLALVLTLIALILIVWHPLGWAALIMGLLCVFLGAYIWVQATLAEHLVFGHSQKAKENQQQAGEWERLAKEARADFTGLAEGMESAVFVCSTNGVIEFGNQSARRMFEFDSPQDKTLLALTLSYNLHDFFLEVVEDPRLTRREMELTSPTELIVRASIWPQPSVKEKQGRFYVALRDITELRRLEKIRQDFVANVSHELRTPLSSIRAMAETILDDPELDSVMREKWLYNIIKQSDRLATVANDLLILSHAESQPPVKTKVNLGDVIDEVVANLKPLAKEVGLILEASLQGALFTQANREQMQQVFSNLIQNAIQYTPEGEIKVVGREEDDHIIVSVSDTGIGIMSEDLPRIFERFYRVDKARSRATGGTGLGLSIVKHIVESHGGTITVKSEYRVGATFTVRLPKV is encoded by the coding sequence ATGATTAATCGATGGCTGGCTTTAGTTTTGACCTTAATTGCGCTCATTCTTATCGTATGGCATCCATTAGGATGGGCCGCGCTGATTATGGGGCTTTTATGCGTATTTCTTGGCGCGTATATTTGGGTTCAAGCTACTCTCGCTGAGCATTTGGTATTTGGGCACAGCCAGAAAGCGAAAGAGAACCAACAGCAGGCTGGGGAATGGGAACGCTTAGCCAAGGAAGCCCGAGCGGATTTCACTGGACTTGCCGAAGGGATGGAGTCGGCTGTATTTGTCTGCTCGACTAATGGAGTCATTGAATTTGGCAACCAGTCAGCCAGGCGTATGTTTGAGTTCGATTCGCCCCAAGATAAAACTTTGCTTGCGCTCACTCTTAGCTATAATCTTCACGATTTCTTTTTGGAAGTGGTTGAAGACCCCCGCCTTACGCGCCGCGAGATGGAATTAACCTCTCCGACTGAATTGATAGTCCGTGCTTCCATTTGGCCGCAGCCGAGTGTAAAAGAGAAGCAGGGACGTTTTTATGTTGCCTTGCGTGATATCACCGAACTTCGCCGATTGGAGAAAATACGCCAGGACTTTGTTGCTAACGTTTCTCATGAGCTTAGAACTCCCTTAAGCAGTATCCGCGCTATGGCGGAGACGATTTTGGATGATCCAGAGCTTGATTCGGTGATGAGGGAGAAGTGGCTTTATAATATTATCAAACAGTCTGATCGTTTAGCCACTGTTGCCAATGATCTGCTCATCCTAAGCCATGCCGAATCGCAGCCACCTGTGAAAACTAAAGTTAATCTCGGCGATGTGATAGATGAGGTTGTTGCTAATCTTAAACCCCTGGCCAAGGAGGTTGGATTGATCCTGGAGGCATCTTTGCAAGGGGCTTTATTCACTCAGGCAAATCGCGAACAAATGCAGCAAGTCTTTTCCAACCTCATCCAAAACGCCATCCAATACACCCCCGAAGGCGAAATCAAAGTAGTCGGGAGGGAAGAGGACGATCATATTATCGTATCGGTATCGGATACGGGCATCGGGATTATGAGTGAGGATCTTCCGCGAATTTTCGAGCGGTTTTATCGAGTAGATAAAGCCCGTTCCCGAGCAACCGGCGGCACCGGTCTTGGCTTGAGCATTGTGAAACATATCGTCGAATCGCATGGCGGCACAATTACGGTTAAAAGTGAATACCGAGTAGGCGCCACCTTCACTGTGCGCCTGCCTAAGGTGTAA
- a CDS encoding response regulator transcription factor — protein sequence MKILVVDDEASILETAQHNLQRAGYTVITAADADEALKRFHQTPPDLIVLDVMLPGRSGFDLCQMFRAESQVPIIFLTAKGTEDDRVKGLELGADDYMVKPFSMRELVARVKTILRRTHDDKSDEAIKVRDIVIDTVKHQVKKGGASVELTPKEFALLLLFAQNAERVLSRDTLLDRVWGADAYVGLRTVDVHVRWLRSKLEDDPDNPERFITVRGIGYKFSP from the coding sequence ATGAAAATTTTAGTGGTTGATGACGAAGCATCGATATTGGAGACTGCCCAGCATAATCTGCAGCGTGCAGGCTATACTGTCATCACTGCTGCAGATGCCGATGAGGCTCTCAAACGGTTTCATCAAACTCCCCCCGATCTTATCGTGCTTGATGTGATGCTCCCCGGGCGAAGCGGTTTTGATCTCTGCCAAATGTTCCGCGCTGAAAGCCAGGTTCCTATTATTTTCCTCACCGCTAAGGGGACGGAAGATGACCGAGTGAAGGGATTGGAACTGGGCGCGGATGACTACATGGTCAAACCCTTTAGTATGCGTGAACTAGTCGCACGTGTGAAAACTATTCTTCGCAGAACTCATGACGATAAGAGCGACGAGGCGATTAAAGTCCGTGATATCGTTATCGATACAGTAAAGCATCAGGTAAAAAAGGGCGGGGCGTCGGTTGAGTTGACGCCAAAAGAGTTTGCGCTCCTGTTGTTATTCGCCCAAAATGCAGAACGGGTCTTATCGCGCGATACGTTACTGGATCGAGTATGGGGGGCGGACGCTTATGTCGGCCTTCGAACCGTTGATGTGCATGTGCGATGGCTTCGCTCGAAGTTGGAAGACGACCCTGACAACCCTGAACGATTTATAACCGTACGCGGAATTGGATATAAATTTAGTCCATAA